From a single Brassica oleracea var. oleracea cultivar TO1000 chromosome C5, BOL, whole genome shotgun sequence genomic region:
- the LOC106294695 gene encoding homologous-pairing protein 2 homolog: MAPKTDNTEAIVLNFVNEQNRPLNTQNAADALQKFSLKKTAVQKALDSLADAGKITFKEYGKQKLYIARQDQFEIPNTEELALMKEENAKLQEQVQEKRKTISEVESEIKSLQSNLTLEEIQEKDAKLRKEVREMEEKLLKLREGVTLVRPEDKKAVEDMYSDKINQWRKRKRMFRDVWDTVTENFPRDIKEFKEELGVEYDEDVGLSLQAYSDLIPHGKKRGRGQ; encoded by the exons ATGGCTCCTAAAACGGATAACACAGAAG CGATCGTTCTCAACTTTGTAAACGAG CAAAACCGACCTCTGAACACCCAAAACGCAGCTGATGCTCTGCAGAAGTTTAGCCTCAAGAAGACTGCTGTTCAGAAAGCGCTTGATAGCCTCGCTGATGCTGGCAAAATCACTTTTAAAGAGTATGGCAAGCAGAAGCTGTACATCGCTAGGCAAGACCAGTTCGAGATTCCAAACACTGAAGAGCTTGCTCTGATGAAAGAAGAAAACGCAAAGCTTCAAGAACAGGTTCAGGAGAAGAGGAAGACAATCAGTGAAGTGGAGTCAG AAATAAAGAGCTTGCAGTCAAACTTAACACTAGAGGAGATACAAGAGAAAGATGCTAAGCTAAGGAAAGAG GTTAGGGAAATGGAAGAGAAACTGCTCAAACTACGTGAAGGTGTTACATTGGTGAGGCCGGAAGACAAGAAGGCTGTTGAAGATATGTACTCTGACAAGATCAATCAGTGGAGAAAGCGTAAGAGGATGTTCAGAGACGTTTGGGATACTGTCACTGAGAATTTTCCAAGAGATATTAAGGAGTTTAAG GAGGAGCTTGGAGTTGAATATGATGAAGATGTCGGCCTAAGTCTGCAGGCTTATTCTGATCTGATTCCACATGGTAAAAAGAGGGGCAGAGGGCAGTAA
- the LOC106344320 gene encoding probable prolyl 4-hydroxylase 3, whose translation MVKSTVVDSQTGKSKDRRPLRALIIQGANKLRDKIIKTIEKRIADYTFIPADHGEGLQVLYYEEGQKYDPHYDYFVDEFNTKNGGQRMATMLLYLSDVEEGGETVFPTANMSFSSVPWYNELSECGKKGLSVKPRMGDALLFWSMRPDATLDPSSLHGGCPVIKGNKWSSTRWMHVGEYKI comes from the exons ATGGTTAAGTCAACTGTTGTTGATAGCCAGACCGGCAAGAGCAAAGACAGAAG ACCATTAAGAGCATTGATAATTCAGGGTGCGAACAAGCTCAGGGACAAAATCATTAAGACCATTGAGAAAAGAATTGCCGACTACACCTTTATTCCAGCAG ATCATGGAGAAGGACTTCAAGTGCTTTACTACGAAGAAGGGCAAAAGTATGATCCACACTATGATTACTTTGTTGACGAGTTCAACACTAAGAATGGAGGTCAACGCATGGCTACAATGCTCTTGTATCT GTCGGATGTTGAAGAAGGCGGTGAAACGGTGTTTCCTACTGCCAATATGAGTTTTAGTTCTGTGCCATGGTATAATGAGCTCTCTGAGTGTGGGAAAAAGGGACTCTCCGTTAAGCCGAGAATGGGCGATGCGTTGCTCTTCTGGAGCATGAGGCCCGATGCTACACTAGATCCCTCTAGCTTGCATG GTGGATGTCCTGTGATTAAAGGAAACAAGTGGTCATCTACCAGATGGATGCATGTCGGCGAGTACAAAATCTAG
- the LOC106293813 gene encoding two-component response regulator-like APRR2 isoform X1: MIKKISNMDYNQERCGQYIEALEEERRKILVFQRELPLCIDLVTQAIERCKKEITETATDNVYGQSECSEQTTGQCTPVLEQFLTIKDSSTFNEEEVEEEFEDEQGNHDPENDSEDKNMKSDWLKSVQLWNQPDPLLPKEEQSQQMMETVVKRDESMREDANAMANSGERRRRETERKQRRCWSSQLHRRFLNALQHLGGPHVATPKQIRELMKVDGLTNDEVKSHLQKYRLHTRRPSQTVPNNGNSQKQHFVVVGGLWVAQSDYSAGKTTGRATTSGTTTTTTTTTTNGIYGAMAAPPPPQWPSHFNFTPSIIVEEGSGSHSEEVVVRCSSPAMSSSTRNYYVTKN; the protein is encoded by the exons ATGATTAAGAAGATAAGCAATATGGACTACAACCAGGAGAGATGTGGTCAATACATCGAAGCTCTTGAAGAAGAACGTCGCAAGATTCTTGTCTTTCAACGTGAACTTCCTCTTTGCATAGACCTCGTAACCCAAG CGATCGAGAGGTGTAAGAAGGAGATAACGGAGACGGCCACAGATAATGTGTACGGACAATCAGAGTGCTCCGAGCAAACAACCGGACAGTGTACGCCTGTATTGGAACAATTTCTTACCATTAAAGACTCATCGACCTTTAATGAAGAAGAGGTAGAAGAAGAATTCGAGGATGAGCAGGGAAATCACGACCCCGAAAATGATTCTGAGGACAAGAACATGAAGTCTGATTGGCTTAAGTCTGTTCAGCTCTGGAACCAACCAGACCCGCTTCTTCCAAAAGAG GAACAGTCGCAACAGATGATGGAGACGGTGGTGAAGAGAGATGAAAGTATGAGAGAAGATGCAAATGCAATGGCTAACAGTGGCGAACGAAGGAGGAGAGAGACGGAGAGAAAGCAGAGAAGGTGTTGGTCGTCGCAGTTGCATAGACGCTTCTTGAACGCTCTCCAACACTTAGGTGGACCTCATG TAGCTACGCCAAAGCAAATAAGGGAGTTAATGAAGGTTGATGGATTAACAAATGATGAAGTTAAAAGCCATTTACAG AAATATAGACTGCATACAAGAAGACCAAGCCAAACAGTCCCTAACAACGGGAACTCTCAAAAGCAACATTTCGTAGTCGTCGGGGGTTTATGGGTAGCACAATCTGATTACTCTGCGGGAAAGACCACCGGAAGAGCCACCACTAGCGGCACTACCACGACGACTACCACAACCACCACCAACGGGATCTATGGAGCAATGGCCGCACCACCACCGCCACAGTGGCCGAGCCACTTCAATTTTACGCCGTCTATTATTGTGGAAGAAGGATCGGGAAGCCATAGCGAAGAGGTGGTAGTCCGATGTAGCTCGCCGGCGATGTCTTCTTCTACTCGCAATTATTATGTCACTAAAAATTAA
- the LOC106294451 gene encoding uncharacterized protein At4g04775-like, translated as MSNESGNSSGTSVSRVRGRVVGVPKRCWCGELVVSLMSKSAANPYQRYYRCAFAVERKLSNDNHTYKWVDEALVDEIEALTCRISRLEHTILAESVEEKKKKLAELEMKLEVEVFARVEEVVNEAKWEIKKVMRIVFLGTLAMLVLSKLV; from the exons ATGAGCAATGAATCTGGAAATTCGTCTGGAACCTCTGTATCTCGAGTAAGAGGTAGGGTCGTTGGTGTGCCCAAGAGATGCTGGTGTGGAGAATTGGTTGTGTCGTTGATGTCCAAGTCCGCCGCGAATCCGTACCAGAGATACTATCGGTGTGCTTTTGCGGTTGAGAGAAAG CTGAGTAATGATAATCACACGTATAAGTGGGTTGATGAGGCATTGGTGGATGAGATTGAAGCATTGACATGTAGGATAAGCAGACTAGAACATACCATTCTTGCTGAGAGTGTGGAAGAAAAGAAGAAGAAGCTTGCAGAGCTTGAAATGAAGTTAGAGGTTGAGGTTTTTGCAAGGGTGGAAGAGGTCGTTAATGAAGCCAAATGGGAAATCAAAAAAGTGATGAGGATTGTTTTTTTAGGAACATTGGCCATGCTTGTGCTGTCTAAGCTTGTTTAG
- the LOC106294371 gene encoding uncharacterized protein LOC106294371, with protein sequence MTKEKKQDNVRYMNVEFNVSMYCNECGRKIARVISKFKGVETFTTDMNSHKVVVTGRLDPKKLLKKLKKKTGKRVKIVAKDVTNRLSQKPSNSCKADAFASLFAGSLRRLVYML encoded by the exons ATGACGAAAGAGAAGAAACAGGATAATGTCAGA TATATGAATGTCGAGTTCAACGTATCGATGTATTGCAACGAATGCGGGAGAAAAATCGCCAGAGTTATCTCTAAATTCAAAG GAGTTGAAACATTTACGACGGATATGAATAGTCACAAGGTTGTGGTCACGGGAAGGCTTGATCCTAAGAAGTTGTTGAAGAAACTCAAGAAGAAGACAGGCAAGAGAGTGAAGATTGTAGCGAAGGATGTCACAAACCGGTTAAGTCAAAAGCCGTCCAATTCATGCAAGGCTGATGCCTTTGCTTCTTTGTTCGCAGGCAGCTTGCGGAGGCTGGTGTACATGTTGTGA
- the LOC106293813 gene encoding two-component response regulator ARR10 isoform X2 gives MIKKISNMDYNQERCGQYIEALEEERRKILVFQRELPLCIDLVTQAIERCKKEITETATDNVYGQSECSEQTTGQCTPVLEQFLTIKDSSTFNEEEVEEEFEDEQGNHDPENDSEDKNMKSDWLKSVQLWNQPDPLLPKEEQSQQMMETVVKRDESMREDANAMANSGERRRRETERKQRRCWSSQLHRRFLNALQHLGGPHATPKQIRELMKVDGLTNDEVKSHLQKYRLHTRRPSQTVPNNGNSQKQHFVVVGGLWVAQSDYSAGKTTGRATTSGTTTTTTTTTTNGIYGAMAAPPPPQWPSHFNFTPSIIVEEGSGSHSEEVVVRCSSPAMSSSTRNYYVTKN, from the exons ATGATTAAGAAGATAAGCAATATGGACTACAACCAGGAGAGATGTGGTCAATACATCGAAGCTCTTGAAGAAGAACGTCGCAAGATTCTTGTCTTTCAACGTGAACTTCCTCTTTGCATAGACCTCGTAACCCAAG CGATCGAGAGGTGTAAGAAGGAGATAACGGAGACGGCCACAGATAATGTGTACGGACAATCAGAGTGCTCCGAGCAAACAACCGGACAGTGTACGCCTGTATTGGAACAATTTCTTACCATTAAAGACTCATCGACCTTTAATGAAGAAGAGGTAGAAGAAGAATTCGAGGATGAGCAGGGAAATCACGACCCCGAAAATGATTCTGAGGACAAGAACATGAAGTCTGATTGGCTTAAGTCTGTTCAGCTCTGGAACCAACCAGACCCGCTTCTTCCAAAAGAG GAACAGTCGCAACAGATGATGGAGACGGTGGTGAAGAGAGATGAAAGTATGAGAGAAGATGCAAATGCAATGGCTAACAGTGGCGAACGAAGGAGGAGAGAGACGGAGAGAAAGCAGAGAAGGTGTTGGTCGTCGCAGTTGCATAGACGCTTCTTGAACGCTCTCCAACACTTAGGTGGACCTCATG CTACGCCAAAGCAAATAAGGGAGTTAATGAAGGTTGATGGATTAACAAATGATGAAGTTAAAAGCCATTTACAG AAATATAGACTGCATACAAGAAGACCAAGCCAAACAGTCCCTAACAACGGGAACTCTCAAAAGCAACATTTCGTAGTCGTCGGGGGTTTATGGGTAGCACAATCTGATTACTCTGCGGGAAAGACCACCGGAAGAGCCACCACTAGCGGCACTACCACGACGACTACCACAACCACCACCAACGGGATCTATGGAGCAATGGCCGCACCACCACCGCCACAGTGGCCGAGCCACTTCAATTTTACGCCGTCTATTATTGTGGAAGAAGGATCGGGAAGCCATAGCGAAGAGGTGGTAGTCCGATGTAGCTCGCCGGCGATGTCTTCTTCTACTCGCAATTATTATGTCACTAAAAATTAA